From Labrus bergylta chromosome 22, fLabBer1.1, whole genome shotgun sequence, one genomic window encodes:
- the si:dkey-112a7.4 gene encoding uncharacterized protein si:dkey-112a7.4 translates to MYGASGIPELIAPSGPPRQPGPAGQFNPGHPQVNGHGGGANPQRLGQRAPKLGQIGRTKKVDLEDEDLDDIMNNNGQCPVSLSPIS, encoded by the exons ATGTACGGAGCTTCAGGGATCCCGGAGCTCATCGCGCCCAGCGGGCCGCCGAGGCAGCCCGGCCCGGCGGGGCAGTTCAACCCGGGACACCCGCAGGTCAACGGACACGGGGGCGGGGCCAACCCGCAGAGGCTCGGACAGAGGGCTCCGAAGCTGGGCCAGATTGGTCGAACCAAGAAAG TTGATCTGGAGGACGAAGACCTGGATGACATCATGAACAACAACGGCCAGTGTCCTGTCTCCCTGTCCCCCATCTCCTAA
- the cldn7a gene encoding claudin-7-A, whose amino-acid sequence MANSGIQLLGFFLSLIGIVGLIFGTILPQWKMSAYIGDNIITAVAMYQGLWMSCAFQSTGQLQCKIYDSILQLDSSLQATRALMIVGIIVSLAGLGVACMGMKCTTCAGSDKLRKSRIAMTGGIILLVGGLCAIVACSWFAHNVIRAFYNPYTPVNTKFEFGAAIFIAWGGALLDVLGGAMLAASCPRKKHASKYPSIAGSRAGPPSSTKEYV is encoded by the exons ATGGCTAACTCCGGGATCCAGCTGCTTGGATTTTTCCTCTCGCTAATCGGCATCGTTGGGTTGATCTTCGGGACTATTTTACCGCAGTGGAAGATGTCAGCCTACATCGGGGACAACATCATCACAGCTGTGGCCATGTACCAGGGACTGTGGATGTCCTGCGCCTTTCAGAGCACCGGGCAGCTGCAGTGTAAAATCTACGACTCCATCCTGCAGCTGGACA GTTCTCTCCAGGCGACTCGAGCCTTGATGATCGTCGGTATCATCGTGTCCCTCGCAGGTCTGGGTGTGGCCTGCATGGGGATGAAGTGCACCACCTGTGCAGGTAGTGACAAACTAAGAAAGTCCCGCATTGCAATGACAGGAGGCATCATCCTGCTAGTGGGAG ggCTCTGTGCCATCGTAGCGTGCTCCTGGTTTGCTCATAATGTGATCCGGGCTTTCTATAATCCATACACTCCAGTCAACACcaa gtTTGAGTTTGGTGCAGCCATCTTCATCGCCTGGGGGGGCGCCCTCCTAGACGTCCTGGGCGGTGCCATGCTGGCCGCTTCCTGCCCACGAAAGAAACACGCGTCCAAGTACCCGTCCATCGCTGGCTCTCGTGCCGGTCCGCCAAGCAGCACTAAAGAATACGTGTGA
- the chrnb1l gene encoding cholinergic receptor, nicotinic, beta 1 (muscle) like isoform X1, translating into MTATIGQMTRMNFHVRMKAFIFVCSCFCFTFTGASETERRLHQKLFKNYNMKVRPAKYWEEKVMVRVGMTLSQLVSLNEKNEEMTTNVFMNLAWTDYRLAWNPDEYDDITVLRIPPNKVWRPDIYLINNNDGQFDVALYVNVLVYNDGTVNWLPPAIYRSSCSIEVSYFPFDWQNCSMVFRSYTYDASEVELHYFLDENGNEIHEIVIDENAFTENGEWAICHKPSRKNVKEDLYEDITFYLIIERKPLFYIINIIVPCILTMVLAIFVFYLPPGAGEKMTLSISVLIALTVFMLLLADKVPETSLGIPIIVNYVMFTMILVTFSVILSVVVLNLHHRTSSTHIMPHWVRRVFIHFLPKYIGMMRPNPEEPLSEEEESSEEKPVPSYNSRQPGGEYFFRKLNPDLVLPWRGRCESTVQLQRLPDTDSFCLILPPNLKSAIAAVTYMADQLKRQDTDDTMTEDWQFIALVVDRLFLWLFVIITTLGTLAMFLDASLNYTPDNPFP; encoded by the exons GGGCCTCAGAAACAGAGCGGAGGCTCCATCAGAAGCTctttaaaaactacaacatgAAAGTAAGACCAGctaaatactgggaggagaaggtGATGGTTCGAGTTGGGATGACTCTCTCGCAGCTTGTCAGCTTg AACGAGAAGAATGAAGAGATGACAACCAACGTGTTCATGAATCTG GCATGGACAGACTATAGGTTGGCGTGGAACCCAGACGAatatgatgacatcactgtgttGAGGATTCCTCCCAACAAGGTGTGGCGTCCTGACATCTACCTCATAAACAA TAATGACGGTCAGTTCGACGTGGCTCTTTACGTCAACGTCTTGGTGTACAATGATGGGACAGTCAACTGGCTTCCTCCAGCCATCTACCGCAGCTCCTGCTCTATAGAG GTGTCATACTTCCCTTTTGATTGGCAGAACTGCAGCATGGTTTTCCGCTCATACACCTACGACGCGTCAGAGGTGGAGTTGCACTACTTTCTGGATGAAAACGGCAACGAGATTCATGAGATTGTTATAGATGAGAACGCCTTCACCG AAAACGGAGAATGGGCCATCTGTCACAAACCCAGCAGAAAGAACGTGAAAGAGGACCTGTATGAGGACATCACCTTCTACCTCATCATAGAGAGGAAGCCTCTGTTctacatcatcaacatcatcgtGCCCTGCATCCTCACCATGGTGCTGGCTATATTTGTCTTCTACCTGCCTCCCGGAGCAG gagagaagaTGACTCTCTCCATTTCTGTCCTCATCGCTCTGACTGTCTTCATGCTCCTGCTGGCTGACAAGGTCCCTGAAACCTCCCTCGGCATCCCAATTATCGTCAACTACGTCATGTTCACCATGATCCTAGTCACATTCTCTGTGATCTTAAGTGTAGTCGTCCTCAATCTGCACCACCGGACGTCCAGCACACACATCATGCCACACTGGGTTCGAAGG GTGTTCATTCACTTCCTGCCCAAGTACATCGGCATGATGAGGCCGAACCCAGAGGAGCCTctctcagaggaggaggagtcgaGTGAGGAGAAGCCCGTCCCGAGCTACAACAGCAGGCAGCCTGGTGGAGAGTACTTCTTTCGCAAGCTCAACCCCGATCTGGTCTTACCCTGGAGAGGCAG ATGTGAGAGCACAGTGCAGCTCCAGCGGCTCCCGGACACTGACAGCTTCTGTCTGATCCTCCCTCCCAACCTGAAGTCCGCCATCGCCGCCGTGACATACATGGCCGATCAGCTGAAGAGGCAAGACACGGACGACACG ATGACAGAAGACTGGCAGTTCATCGCTCTGGTGGTGGACCGCCTCTTCCTGTGGTTGTTCGTCATCATCACCACCCTGGGCACCCTGGCCATGTTCTTGGACGCTAGCTTAAACTACACACCTGACAACCCCTTCCCATAg
- the chrnb1l gene encoding cholinergic receptor, nicotinic, beta 1 (muscle) like isoform X2: protein MTATIGQMTRMNFHVRMKAFIFVCSCFCFTFTGASETERRLHQKLFKNYNMKVRPAKYWEEKVMVRVGMTLSQLVSLNEKNEEMTTNVFMNLAWTDYRLAWNPDEYDDITVLRIPPNKVWRPDIYLINNNDGQFDVALYVNVLVYNDGTVNWLPPAIYRSSCSIEVSYFPFDWQNCSMVFRSYTYDASEVELHYFLDENGNEIHEIVIDENAFTENGEWAICHKPSRKNVKEDLYEDITFYLIIERKPLFYIINIIVPCILTMVLAIFVFYLPPGAGEKMTLSISVLIALTVFMLLLADKVPETSLGIPIIVNYVMFTMILVTFSVILSVVVLNLHHRTSSTHIMPHWVRRVFIHFLPKYIGMMRPNPEEPLSEEEESSEEKPVPSYNSRQPGGEYFFRKLNPDLVLPWRGRCESTVQLQRLPDTDSFCLILPPNLKSAIAAVTYMADQLKRQDTDDTKTGSSSLWWWTASSCGCSSSSPPWAPWPCSWTLA from the exons GGGCCTCAGAAACAGAGCGGAGGCTCCATCAGAAGCTctttaaaaactacaacatgAAAGTAAGACCAGctaaatactgggaggagaaggtGATGGTTCGAGTTGGGATGACTCTCTCGCAGCTTGTCAGCTTg AACGAGAAGAATGAAGAGATGACAACCAACGTGTTCATGAATCTG GCATGGACAGACTATAGGTTGGCGTGGAACCCAGACGAatatgatgacatcactgtgttGAGGATTCCTCCCAACAAGGTGTGGCGTCCTGACATCTACCTCATAAACAA TAATGACGGTCAGTTCGACGTGGCTCTTTACGTCAACGTCTTGGTGTACAATGATGGGACAGTCAACTGGCTTCCTCCAGCCATCTACCGCAGCTCCTGCTCTATAGAG GTGTCATACTTCCCTTTTGATTGGCAGAACTGCAGCATGGTTTTCCGCTCATACACCTACGACGCGTCAGAGGTGGAGTTGCACTACTTTCTGGATGAAAACGGCAACGAGATTCATGAGATTGTTATAGATGAGAACGCCTTCACCG AAAACGGAGAATGGGCCATCTGTCACAAACCCAGCAGAAAGAACGTGAAAGAGGACCTGTATGAGGACATCACCTTCTACCTCATCATAGAGAGGAAGCCTCTGTTctacatcatcaacatcatcgtGCCCTGCATCCTCACCATGGTGCTGGCTATATTTGTCTTCTACCTGCCTCCCGGAGCAG gagagaagaTGACTCTCTCCATTTCTGTCCTCATCGCTCTGACTGTCTTCATGCTCCTGCTGGCTGACAAGGTCCCTGAAACCTCCCTCGGCATCCCAATTATCGTCAACTACGTCATGTTCACCATGATCCTAGTCACATTCTCTGTGATCTTAAGTGTAGTCGTCCTCAATCTGCACCACCGGACGTCCAGCACACACATCATGCCACACTGGGTTCGAAGG GTGTTCATTCACTTCCTGCCCAAGTACATCGGCATGATGAGGCCGAACCCAGAGGAGCCTctctcagaggaggaggagtcgaGTGAGGAGAAGCCCGTCCCGAGCTACAACAGCAGGCAGCCTGGTGGAGAGTACTTCTTTCGCAAGCTCAACCCCGATCTGGTCTTACCCTGGAGAGGCAG ATGTGAGAGCACAGTGCAGCTCCAGCGGCTCCCGGACACTGACAGCTTCTGTCTGATCCTCCCTCCCAACCTGAAGTCCGCCATCGCCGCCGTGACATACATGGCCGATCAGCTGAAGAGGCAAGACACGGACGACACG AAGACTGGCAGTTCATCGCTCTGGTGGTGGACCGCCTCTTCCTGTGGTTGTTCGTCATCATCACCACCCTGGGCACCCTGGCCATGTTCTTGGACGCTAGCTTAA